In Synergistaceae bacterium, the genomic window GTGATGAGACTGTTACGGGCGTTGACGTGAAAGGCCGGGTGTTAATCGGGAATTATTCCGGCTCGCACAGGATGATGAAGCCGTATGAGGTTCTCGCGATTCTTGAGGGCTGAGTCAGATTTTCAGGCGTAAAAGCAGGGGCGTTCCTTCAGATTTTGCGGGGACGCTCTTTTTGTGTAGTACAATACCTGAGAATTTCACACTTCAACGAAAGAAGGCTTTATCCCATGAGGAAGACTGCAATAATTCTCGCCTTGATTCTTTGCTTTGCGGGCTGCGGTGAGTCTCTGCCTGCGTACGATAGCGAATCACGCCCCATTCTGATTCAGGGGGCAATGAAAATTGAGACTGACATACTGATTTCCGCGCTTGCTGAGTCTCATGACATCACTATAGAGCATTGGCATTACGTTGCCGGGAAAATTGACGGCTATCCCGTTATAGTGAGCGTAACGCGGTGCGGGGTCGAGAATGCTTCAGTGTCAACAGCACTTGCGATTGAGACATTCAGGCCGTGCGCTGTGATTAATCAGGGTACGGCGGGAGGACATGACCCGGCATTGAGGCGGGGCGATATTGTGATAGCGTCAGACTGTTTCAACTCTTCAGCATGGAAGGCAGGATCAAGCGCAAAAGGTGAGGGAGTAAATTACCGTGATATAAATCTTCTTGACGTTAATTTTTACGATGAGTACGAGAACGGAGAAGAGATTACGTTTCTTCCTGCTGACGAAAAGCTGAAGGCTTCCGCGCTCGCTGTGAAGGGGAAATATTCAGGCGGGAAAATTGCTGTAGGACGTATTGCGACTTCTGACTCATGGGAGAACAGAGTCGACCGTATATTATTCTTTCACGAGAAATTCGGCTCATCGTGCGAGGAAATGGAGACATTCGCGGCGGCTAAGGTGTGCAGGATTTACGGCGTTCCGTTCTTGGGCGTGCGTGTAATCTCAAATTCTGAGCTTACAGGTGAAGAATTTATACCGAAACTCGGCCATGACTGCCAGGAATTTGTGATTGAGGTTGTGAAAAATTACATCAGGGAGATGAATTAATGCAGAGGATAAAATTTGAGACTGACTACCAGGAGGGAGCATCGCCGGAAATTTTAGAGCGTTTACTCTCAACGAACCTCGAACAGACATCAGGCTACGGCGAGGACTCTCACTGTTCCCGCGCAAAAGAGTTAATACGCCGCGAGATAGGCAGGCCGGAGTCGGCGGTCTACTTCATGGCCGGAGGGACTCAGACTAACACAACGGTGATAAAGCATTTGCTGACCCCCTGCGAGGGAGTAATAGCGACCTCAACGGGACATATAAACGTCCACGAGTCCGGCGCGGTTGAGTCGACAGGCCACAAAGTTTTGACGCTTCCGAGTCATGACGGATTACTTGACGCAGGAGACTTTCGGCAGTACATGGAGGCGTTCACCGTTGACCCGACAAATGCACACATGGTACAGCCGGGGCTTGTCTACGTGTCGTACTCGTCAGAATTGGGAACGGTCTACAGTAAATCACAGCTCACGGAAATACGGCGGGTATGTGATGATTACGGGCTGAAACTTTTTCTTGACGGCGCGAGGCTCGGAACGGGATTAACGTCTAGTGTGTCCGACATGGCAATGAATGATATTGCGGACTTGTGCGATGTGTTTTATATCGGCGGTACAAAGAACGGGGCGTTACTCGGCGAGGCTGTAGTTTTCCCGAACCCTGAAGCGGTAAATCTCCGGCACTTTACGACAATAATCAAACAGCAGGGCGGACTCCTCGCAAAAGGTAGGCTGTTAGGGATTCAGTTTGAAGTGTTGTTTGAGGACGGACTATTTTACAGGAATGCAGAACACGCGAATATTCAGGCCATGAAAATCAAGCGGGCATTCACGGATAAAAGTATACCGTTCCTGATAGATTCACCGACAAATCAGCAGTTCCCGATTCTGACACGTCAGCAGAATGAATCACTGTCCGCGAAATTCAGCTATGAGTCGTGGCAGCCGTTAGAGGACGGACGATTAGCGGTAAGATTCTGCACGAGCTGGGCAACAACTGATGACAGTATCAATGAACTAATACAGGCAATCAATCAACTATAGGAGGAAAAATGACAACAAGGAAACGAAACAGGAATTTAGACAAGAGCTACACGCCGGACAACATAGAGCAGAAATGGTACGCGGAATGGGTTTCTCACGGCCTCTTCAACGCGGAAATTAACCCTGACGCAAAAGCATTCTCAATCGTAATCCCCCCGCCTAACGTAACAGGCTCTCTTCATGTGGGACACGCATTCGATCACACATTTCAGGATATTATGTGCCGTACAAAGCGCATGGAGGGCTACAGCGTGTTGTGGCTTCCCGGAACTGACCACGCCGGAATAGCGAC contains:
- the mtnN gene encoding 5'-methylthioadenosine/S-adenosylhomocysteine nucleosidase, coding for MRKTAIILALILCFAGCGESLPAYDSESRPILIQGAMKIETDILISALAESHDITIEHWHYVAGKIDGYPVIVSVTRCGVENASVSTALAIETFRPCAVINQGTAGGHDPALRRGDIVIASDCFNSSAWKAGSSAKGEGVNYRDINLLDVNFYDEYENGEEITFLPADEKLKASALAVKGKYSGGKIAVGRIATSDSWENRVDRILFFHEKFGSSCEEMETFAAAKVCRIYGVPFLGVRVISNSELTGEEFIPKLGHDCQEFVIEVVKNYIREMN
- a CDS encoding aminotransferase class I/II-fold pyridoxal phosphate-dependent enzyme; protein product: MQRIKFETDYQEGASPEILERLLSTNLEQTSGYGEDSHCSRAKELIRREIGRPESAVYFMAGGTQTNTTVIKHLLTPCEGVIATSTGHINVHESGAVESTGHKVLTLPSHDGLLDAGDFRQYMEAFTVDPTNAHMVQPGLVYVSYSSELGTVYSKSQLTEIRRVCDDYGLKLFLDGARLGTGLTSSVSDMAMNDIADLCDVFYIGGTKNGALLGEAVVFPNPEAVNLRHFTTIIKQQGGLLAKGRLLGIQFEVLFEDGLFYRNAEHANIQAMKIKRAFTDKSIPFLIDSPTNQQFPILTRQQNESLSAKFSYESWQPLEDGRLAVRFCTSWATTDDSINELIQAINQL